In Nocardioides sp. WS12, the DNA window ACGCTCGCTGCTGAGCTCGAGACCGTGAAGGCCGGCATCATCGACGGCTCGATCCCGGTCACGTCGTACCTCAACAAGTAAGCGCGTAGCACCGCACGACAGGCTCCAGGGGAGGTCGGCCACAGGGCCGGCCTCCCCCGGTCTGTTTCCTCCCATCACCATCGCCCGCCAGTTTCATGGCGAGTTCACTGGTATCTGTTCGCCCGCTCGGTAAGGATCCCGTTTATGACGCTTGAACTGCGGGGCATCACGAAACGGTTCGGCCCCCTGGTCGCCAACGACCGGATCTCCCTCACGGTGGAGGAAGGCGAGATCCACGCACTCCTCGGGGAGAACGGCGCGGGCAAGTCCACCTTGATGAACGTGCTCTACGGCCTCTACCAGGCCGACGAGGGCGAGATCGTGCTGGACGGCGCGCCGATGACCTTCACCGGTCCCGGAGACGCGATGGCCGCCGGCATCGGCATGGTCCACCAGCACTTCATGCTCATCCCCGTCTTCACCGTCGCCGAGAACGTCATGCTCGGCAACGAGTCCACCGGCTTCGCCGGCAAGCTCGACATCGACGCCGCCCGCGAACGGGTGCGCGAGATCTCCGCGCGGTTCGGCTTCGACGTCGACCCCGACGCACTCATCGAGACGCTGCCCGTCGGCGTCCAGCAGCGGGTGGAGATCATCAAGGCCCTCTCGCGCGACGCGCGGGTCCTCGTCTTCGACGAGCCGACCGCCGTCCTCACGCCGCAGGAGACCGACGAGCTGATGGCGATCATGCGCCAGCTCAAGGAGTCCGGCACCTCCATCGTCTTCATCAGCCACAAGCTCCGCGAGGTCCGCGCGATCGCCGACCGGATCACGGTCATCCGCCGCGGTGCGGTCGTCGGCGAAGCCAGCCCCACCGCCACCAACGCCGAACTGGCCGCCCTCATGGTGGGCCGTCCCGTCGAGCTCACCGTCCACAAGGACCCCGCAAAGCCCGGCGCCGACGCGCTCGTGGTCAAGGACCTTCAGGTCATCGACGCCACTGGCCACATCCACCTCGACAGCATCAGCTTCTCCATCGCCACCGGCGAGGTCCTCGGCGTCGCCGGGGTCCAGGGCAACGGACAGACCGAGCTGACCGAGGCGCTGCTGGGCCTGCAGGCCCACGTCAAGGGCTCCGCCGAGCTCGACGGCCACCAGCTGGTCGGCAAGTCGGTCCGCAAGGTGCTCGACGCCGGCGTCGGCTTCATCCCCGAGGACCGGCAGGTCGACGGCCTCGTCGCCGACTTCACGCTGTCCGAGAACCTCATGCTGAATCGCAGCCACGGTGCGCCCTTCGTCCGGTTCGGCACGATCCGCCGCAAGCTCCTCGAGACCTTCGCCAGCGAGAAGCTGGTCGAGTACGACGTCCGGGCACGCGGCATCGAATCGATGGCCGGACAGCTCTCCGGCGGCAACCAGCAGAAGGTCGTCGTGGCCCGCGAGCTGTCGCGCGAGCTGCGCCTGCTCGTCGCTGCGCAACCGACCCGCGGCGTCGACGTCG includes these proteins:
- a CDS encoding ABC transporter ATP-binding protein gives rise to the protein MTLELRGITKRFGPLVANDRISLTVEEGEIHALLGENGAGKSTLMNVLYGLYQADEGEIVLDGAPMTFTGPGDAMAAGIGMVHQHFMLIPVFTVAENVMLGNESTGFAGKLDIDAARERVREISARFGFDVDPDALIETLPVGVQQRVEIIKALSRDARVLVFDEPTAVLTPQETDELMAIMRQLKESGTSIVFISHKLREVRAIADRITVIRRGAVVGEASPTATNAELAALMVGRPVELTVHKDPAKPGADALVVKDLQVIDATGHIHLDSISFSIATGEVLGVAGVQGNGQTELTEALLGLQAHVKGSAELDGHQLVGKSVRKVLDAGVGFIPEDRQVDGLVADFTLSENLMLNRSHGAPFVRFGTIRRKLLETFASEKLVEYDVRARGIESMAGQLSGGNQQKVVVARELSRELRLLVAAQPTRGVDVGSIEFIHKQVVATRDSGVPVLLVSTELDEIAALSDRIMVLYRGRIVGIVPADTPRETLGLMMAGERPEGIVA